A stretch of DNA from Pseudomonas sp. HN11:
ATGTTGATGCCCACTTGGCCTACATCGATCTCGCTCTGGAACTTGCGCGCCGCCGCGCCACTTTGGGTGAACAGGCCGGTGCCGTTGCCGAACGGGTTGGCGTTGACCAGTGCGATGGCCTGGTCGAGGGTGTCGACTTCCAGCACCACCAGCACGGGGCCGAAGATTTCCTCGGTGTAGATGCGCATATCAGTGGTCACGCCCGAGAACAGGGTCGGGCCGACGAAGTTGCCTTGCTCGAAGCCCGGCACCTTGATGTCGCGGCCATCCAGCTCCAGCTTGGCGCCCTCTTTCACGCCGCTCTCGATGAGTTCCAGGATACGTGCCTTGGCGCGCTTGGAAATCACCGGGCCCACATCGGTACCGGCTTCGCTGCCTGCGTTGACCTTGAGCTTTTGCGCCAGTGCTTTCAGGTCCGGCAGCCATTGCTTGGACGCGCCCACCAGCACCACCACCGAGGTCGCCATGCAACGCTGGCCCGCCGCGCCAAAACCGGCGCCGACCAGGGCATTGAGGGTGTGTTCGCGGTTGGCATCCGGCAGCACCACGGCGTGGTTCTTGGCGCCCATCATCGACTGCACACGCTTGCCGTGTTTGCCGGCCAAGTCGTAGACGTGAGTGCCCACGGCGGTCGAACCCACGAAGGACACGGCCTTGATGTTTTTATGGGTGCACAGCGCATCCACCACATCCTTGCCGCCGTGCACCACGTTGAGCACGCCAGCCGGCACGCCAGCTTCCAGCGCCAGCTCCACCAACAGCATCGTCGACAACGGGTCCTGCTCGGACGGTTTAAGGACGAAGGTGTTACCGCAAGCAATCGCCATCGGGAACATCCACAGCGGAATCATCGCCGGGAAGTTGAACGGGGTGATGCCCGCGCACACGCCGATGGGTTGGCGAAGGGTGTAGGTGTCGACGCCACCGGCGACGTTCTCGGCGAATTCGCCCATTTGCAGGGTGCCGATGGAACAGGCGTGTTCCACCACTTCCAGGCCACGGAAAATATCGCCTTCGGCATCGGCAATGGTCTTGCCCTGCTCGTTGCTGAGCACCACGGCAATGCGCTTGGAATGTTCGCGGATCAAGGCTTGTAGCTTGAGCATGATGCGCATGCGCGCGCCGATCGGCGTCAGCTTCCAGGTCTGGAAGGCGCGGTGGGCAGCGTCGATGGCAGCGTTGACTTCATCGGCAGTAGCGAACGGGACTTTGGCCAGCACCTCTTGGGTGGCCGGGTTGACGATGTCTTGCCACTCGGTGGTCTTGGACTCGACCCACTCACCGTTGATCAGCAACTTGACCTGTTGCACGGAAATATCGGCAGATGCGTTCATGTGGTCTCCAATTCTTATTTATATGCAGAGAACCAAGGCGTTGAATCGCCTTGAAGAATGAGGCGTTCGGACTGTATTTGGAGTATAGATGTGCAAATCTCTAATAAGAACGCACATAAAAGCCGGACCAATATGCAAAAAAACATTACGTCCCTGGGCTCCCTGAACTGGGATGACCTGAAGTTTTTCCTCGAAGTGGCCCGCACCCGCAAAGCCAGCGTGGCCGCCAAACGCCTGGCGGTGGACTACACCACCGTGTCGCGGCGCATCAGTTCATTGGAAGTGTCACTCGGTACGCTGCTGTTCGAAAAATCCCGGACCAACGGCTTTGTGCTCACCACCGAAGGCCAGCGTTTGCTGGGCTATGCCGAGTCCATCGAAAGCACCCTGCACATGGCCTGCGAGCAAGTTTCCGGCTCCGGCGTGGCCCTGTCCGGCCACGTGCGCATGGGCTGCACCGAAGGGTTCGGCAGCTTCTTCGTCACCCCGCAACTGAGCCACTTCGTCGACACCTACCCGGCCATCTCGGTCGACATCCTGCCCCTGCCCCACTTCATTAGCCTGTCCAAACGCGAAGCCGACATCGTCATCGCCCTGGAACGCCCGGAACACGGGCCGTATGTGTGCTGCAAACTGTGCGACTACAAATTGCAGCTGTACGCGACCCAGGAGTACCTGGACCAGCACCCACCGATCCGCAAACCGGCGGACTTGGCCGAGCATCCGTTTATCAGTTATGTGGATGATTTGGCGTTCAGCTCGGAGTTGCTGTACCTGGCAAACGTAGTGCCCGGCGCCAGCGCCAGCCTGCGCAGTACCAGCGTGATCGCGCAGTACGTGGCGGCGCAGCAGGGCCGGTCGATGGCGATATTGCCGTGCTTTCTCGCTGCGCAGGATCCGCGGTTGTTGCCGGTGCTGGGGGAGCAGATTTCCATCACTCGCCAGTTCTGGATGTATTGCCGGGAGGATCTGAGGAAGTTGAAGCGGATTACGTTGTTGTGGGACTACATCCGGGAGGTGACGGAGCAGAATCAGGGGTTGTTGATGGGGGAGACACGAGAGATCAGGTTCGCGGATTAAAGGGCCATCAACGATGATTCGCTTTAATTTGCAGGACGTTTCCTAGAGACTCTCTACCCCATTGCGCCTTACCGTTTGGGTCACTAGCCTCCTGACTTCGCTGCTCATCAGCGATCGGGTTTAGCGATCCGGATTCATGAGGCACCGCTTCCAACAGTATTAGCTGGCTCTCGCTAGCTTTTAGCGTTTTATGGCGGCTGTGTGCGGGAGACCTTGAGTCTACCCGGGGTCTCTCAACCCGGATCGCTAACCTGCACACAGCTGCCACCCTTTTCATGTTTAGCGATGTGATGTGGCGGCTCTACTTCAGCAGAGAGCAATCATCATGAGCAAAATCGTCCCCGATCCACCGCTTTCCTCCATCACCACCCTCGGCGTCGTCACCTTCGGGGACTACGGCGAAAACGAAAAACCCCTGTTCCGCCTCAACGCCGGCATGCCCATTGAGGAAGCGTTAGAGCACGCTTCCACCCTGCTTTTCTACTCCAAGAAACTCGCGATGGAAGCCGCCATGGATGTGCGCGGCGAGCAATACGCGTGGGCCGCGCATTACCTGTGTGAGATGGGCAAAGCCGTGGTTGATGACCTGACGCAAGCAATGACGCCAAGCCGTTAAGCGCAGACTTTAGCAAGCACACCGCAAAAACCCACTGTGGGGCTGGCTTGCCTGCGATGGCTGTGTGTCAGCCAGTACATCCGGTACTTCACACCGCTATCGCAGGCAAGCCAGCTCCCACAGTTGATTGGGTTTCACATTGAGATTGGCGGGACGGGGTCAGTCCGCAATCACCACAATCGACACCCGCCGATTCTCTGTGCGTCCTGCCGCCGTATCGTTGGAGGCCACCGGCTCGCTGCTGCCCAACCCGCGCAGTTGGATGTTTTCTTCCTTCATGCCCACACCGGTCAACACCGCCGCCACGCTTTTCGCACGGCGCAGGGACAGTTGCTGGTTGTAGGTTTCCTTACCCGACGCATCGGTGTGGCCGTCGACGCGTACGCGTTCGATGCCAACGCCCAGCAGGGCCTTGCCGATGCGTTGGACGATGTCGGTGCTGGGTTGGTTGAGGGTTTCAACGTCGCTGCCGAACAGCACTTTGCCGGACAGGCCGAATGCCCAGCCTTCGTCGGTCAATTCGAAGCCTTGTTGCTTGAGGACGGCCACTTGCGCTGGGGTCAGGCCTTTGGGGGGCGGCGTCTGGCAGCCGCCGAGGGCGAGCAGGGCTACCAGCAGGGTGATAAACATGAAACGCGCGGTCGTGAACAAGGGGTCAACTCCTGTGTTGAACGTTGACGACGGAATTCTCCGACTCCGCCGTTTGCTGGCCGCCCGAGGACAAACGCTTGGCCTGGTACATCGCCGCGTCGGCGGCATTGAGCAAGGTGCCAGGGGTGGCGCCATGATCGGGGTAGATCGCAATGCCGATACTGAGGGAGGTCAATACCTGGGTGTTACCAGGCACGGGGATGGGCAGGTCCATGCTGGCGATGATCTTGTCGGCGATACGCTCGGCATCTTGCGCCTTGTGCAACGGCGCCAGCAGGATGGCGAACTCATCGCCGCCCAGACGCGCCATCAGGTCGTCTTCACGCAATTGCGCACGCACACGTTCGGCGACGGCCACAAGAACGGCATCGCCGGCGGCATGGCCAAAGCTGTCGTTGATCTCTTTGAAGCGGTCGCTGTCGAGGTACAGCACCGCCACCTGTTCTTTGGCCTTGGCCGCGCTGCGCAGGGCGCGGATCAAACGGCCTTCGAAGAAGGCGCGGTTGGGCAGGCCGGTGAGGCTGTCGTGGTTGGCTTGGTGGGCGAGGGATTCGTTTTCGCTTTGCAGATGGCTTTGCCAGGCTTCCATCTCGCCGAGCAAGGCATTGAAGTCGCTGCCCAGGCTGTCGAGTTCGGCGATCCGCGCCGGTGGCACGCGGCGGTCGAAGTCGCGTTCGCTGCGGGCCGCGTGGGCCACGGCGGCGAGGCTTTGCAGCGGGCCGGTTATGCCGCGCAACAAGCGTCGCGCCAGATGCAGGGCCACCCACGCGCTGAGGGCGGTGCAGATGAGGATCCCGGCCAGGCCGCTGAGCAGGAAGCGCAGCAGGCTACCGCCGTGGCCGGTGAGGTGAATGCTGCCGATGGCTTTGCCTTGATGCAGGATCGGCTGGCTGATGGGTTGCTCGAGCAGGGTATGTGCCAGCTCCAGCTCGACTCGCGAGAGCATGCCGGTTTCCGGACGTATCCACTTCGCCAACAGCTTGCCACTGGCATCGAAGACCTCAGCCTCGGCCACTTCTTCGGTGGAGGCGATCAGGCTGAGGGCTTCAGTGGCCGCCGCGCTATCGTTGAACACCACCGCGGCTTCCACGGTGTAGTTGATAGAGCGTGCGATCAGGTGCAGGTTGTGTTCGGCATAGACGCGCAGCGCCAGTACACCGAGCAAGGTCAGTGAGACGCTGGCCAGAGTCACGGCCACCAGCGCCAGAATCAGGTGCCCTCGGCCAATGACCGAGCGCAGGGTCGGTCGCACTTTATCGACCGTCATGACGCGGATGCTCGGCGACGTGACAACTGCAGCACACTGGGGTGAATGCGCACGCCGCTGCGGGCGACGGAGTCGAGGTTGACCTCAAACGACACCTGCTCATCGCTCACTCGCAGGCAGAACAGACTGCCCACCGTGCATTGGTCGCCAACTTCGCTGATGCTCAGTACCGGATGGCCGATTAACGACGTGAACAACTGGCTGCGCTCATCGGCACTGAGTTTGCCGATATACACGGCGTCGCACGCATTGACGATATCGGGATGGCTGGCCAGCAGGCGTCGCACCACCACTGGGCGGCCGGTGGCCTGTGTGGTGCCCTTGATCAGGTCGTCGGTGTATTGAGTCGGGCCGACGATGCACAGGCGCAATTGCGCAGGTTCTACCGGCCAGCGCGCATAACTGAGGATACCGAGTACCACTTGGGTAACCGCCTGGGCGCGGGCCTCGGCAGGGCTGGGCGCCTGGGCAAATGCACCCGACGCGAACACACACAAAACCGCCACAAGCAGCAGTTGTCTCCAGCTAAAACTACGCTCTGCAGGCGAGACAGCCACGTTCATGCAGCGATTCTCTCAGATGTTTTCAGGGTGATGCCGCAACGATAGCACAGCGTCAGAAATGTCTGACTCCTGACCCAACTCCAGCATCAACCCACTCAACCGCTTGACCTTGCGCCTTACGGCTTCTTCAAACACGCCGCCTCGGGGCTCGATCAGGCTGAACCAGCGCTTGGCCCGGGTGATGCCGGTATAGATCAACTCTTTGGTGAGCACCGGGTTCAATGCGTCCGGCAGGATCAGCGCAGTGTGAGTGAACTCCGAGCCCTGGGATTTGTGCACGGTCATGGCGTACACGGTTTCCACATCGTTCAGACGACTGGGCAGCACAAATCGCACACCGCCCTGGCCGTCGTTACGTGGGAAGGCCACGCGCAGCACCTGCGGGCCGCCGTCGCTTTCGGGCAATTTCAGCGCGATGCCGATATCGCCGTTCATCAGGCCCAGGCCGTAGTCGTTGCGGGTCATCAGTACCGGGCGACCTT
This window harbors:
- a CDS encoding CoA-acylating methylmalonate-semialdehyde dehydrogenase, producing the protein MNASADISVQQVKLLINGEWVESKTTEWQDIVNPATQEVLAKVPFATADEVNAAIDAAHRAFQTWKLTPIGARMRIMLKLQALIREHSKRIAVVLSNEQGKTIADAEGDIFRGLEVVEHACSIGTLQMGEFAENVAGGVDTYTLRQPIGVCAGITPFNFPAMIPLWMFPMAIACGNTFVLKPSEQDPLSTMLLVELALEAGVPAGVLNVVHGGKDVVDALCTHKNIKAVSFVGSTAVGTHVYDLAGKHGKRVQSMMGAKNHAVVLPDANREHTLNALVGAGFGAAGQRCMATSVVVLVGASKQWLPDLKALAQKLKVNAGSEAGTDVGPVISKRAKARILELIESGVKEGAKLELDGRDIKVPGFEQGNFVGPTLFSGVTTDMRIYTEEIFGPVLVVLEVDTLDQAIALVNANPFGNGTGLFTQSGAAARKFQSEIDVGQVGINIPIPVPVPFFSFTGSRGSKLGDLGPYGKQVVQFYTQTKTVTSRWFDDDTVNDGVNTTINLR
- a CDS encoding LysR family transcriptional regulator, which produces MQKNITSLGSLNWDDLKFFLEVARTRKASVAAKRLAVDYTTVSRRISSLEVSLGTLLFEKSRTNGFVLTTEGQRLLGYAESIESTLHMACEQVSGSGVALSGHVRMGCTEGFGSFFVTPQLSHFVDTYPAISVDILPLPHFISLSKREADIVIALERPEHGPYVCCKLCDYKLQLYATQEYLDQHPPIRKPADLAEHPFISYVDDLAFSSELLYLANVVPGASASLRSTSVIAQYVAAQQGRSMAILPCFLAAQDPRLLPVLGEQISITRQFWMYCREDLRKLKRITLLWDYIREVTEQNQGLLMGETREIRFAD
- a CDS encoding DUF3077 domain-containing protein translates to MSKIVPDPPLSSITTLGVVTFGDYGENEKPLFRLNAGMPIEEALEHASTLLFYSKKLAMEAAMDVRGEQYAWAAHYLCEMGKAVVDDLTQAMTPSR
- a CDS encoding OmpA family protein; the encoded protein is MFTTARFMFITLLVALLALGGCQTPPPKGLTPAQVAVLKQQGFELTDEGWAFGLSGKVLFGSDVETLNQPSTDIVQRIGKALLGVGIERVRVDGHTDASGKETYNQQLSLRRAKSVAAVLTGVGMKEENIQLRGLGSSEPVASNDTAAGRTENRRVSIVVIAD
- a CDS encoding diguanylate cyclase domain-containing protein; the encoded protein is MTVDKVRPTLRSVIGRGHLILALVAVTLASVSLTLLGVLALRVYAEHNLHLIARSINYTVEAAVVFNDSAAATEALSLIASTEEVAEAEVFDASGKLLAKWIRPETGMLSRVELELAHTLLEQPISQPILHQGKAIGSIHLTGHGGSLLRFLLSGLAGILICTALSAWVALHLARRLLRGITGPLQSLAAVAHAARSERDFDRRVPPARIAELDSLGSDFNALLGEMEAWQSHLQSENESLAHQANHDSLTGLPNRAFFEGRLIRALRSAAKAKEQVAVLYLDSDRFKEINDSFGHAAGDAVLVAVAERVRAQLREDDLMARLGGDEFAILLAPLHKAQDAERIADKIIASMDLPIPVPGNTQVLTSLSIGIAIYPDHGATPGTLLNAADAAMYQAKRLSSGGQQTAESENSVVNVQHRS
- a CDS encoding YfiR family protein, producing MNVAVSPAERSFSWRQLLLVAVLCVFASGAFAQAPSPAEARAQAVTQVVLGILSYARWPVEPAQLRLCIVGPTQYTDDLIKGTTQATGRPVVVRRLLASHPDIVNACDAVYIGKLSADERSQLFTSLIGHPVLSISEVGDQCTVGSLFCLRVSDEQVSFEVNLDSVARSGVRIHPSVLQLSRRRASAS